A single genomic interval of Ischnura elegans chromosome 3, ioIscEleg1.1, whole genome shotgun sequence harbors:
- the LOC124156434 gene encoding alpha-tocopherol transfer protein-like, protein MAPLPPPATQNRDPNPRFPFIDGADGAAAATCRPEDVQIIRIWMKRQPHLPTISDAFISLFLHSVYNSIEQAKATIETYFSARTAAPEFFKDRNGFSEDVQFSYKTAHFTSLNKKTPEGYRVLICRLADFDPSHLHFNDVLRAFFMFADICISEDGVIPGYITIFDLKGVVLGHLPKISLPSLKKFMIYIQDAHPVRLKAVHLINCVPFMDKILAMVKPLMKNEMINLLQLHSNGLDNLFKTIPQEIMPEDYGGKDKTMAELHADYKKLMETKYLDWMKEEEEHLRTNEDLRIGSKSTSSELFGMEGSFRKLAID, encoded by the exons TGCCGCCCAGAGGATGTTCAGATAATCAGAATATGGATGAAAAGACAACCTCACCTACCCACCATATCTG ATGCATTCATCAGTCTCTTCTTGCACAGTGTCTACAACAGCATAGAGCAAGCAAAGGCTACAATAGAAACTTACTTCTCTGCCAGGACAGCTGCACCAGAATTCTTCAAAGATAGGAATGGTTTCTCCGAAGATGTCCAGTTTTCATACAAAACAGC ACATTTCACATCACTCAACAAAAAAACTCCTGAGGGATATAGAGTATTAATTTGCCGTCTTGCTGACTTTGATCCATCACATCTGCACTTCAATGATGTATTGCGAGCATTCTTTATGTTTGCTGACATATGCATATCAGAAGATGGAGTAATCCCTGGTTAtataacaatatttgatctaaaaggTGTTGTCTTGGGTCATCTCCCAAAGATAAGCTTACCTTCACTGAAGAAGTTCATGATTTACATTCAG GATGCCCATCCGGTTAGACTGAAGGCAGTGCATCTTATCAACTGTGTACCATTTATGGacaaaattcttgctatggtgaAACCTCTAATGAAGAATGAAATGATCAATTTG CTCCAACTTCATAGCAATGGCCTGGATAACCTCTTCAAAACTATTCCCCAAGAAATAATGCCAGAAGATTATGGTGGCAAGGATAAGACTATGGCAGAGCTTCatg ctGATTATAAAAAACTTATGGAAACCAAGTATCTTGACTGGATGAAAGAGGAAGAAGAACATTTAAGAACAAATGAAGACCTAAGAATAGGATCAAAGTCGACCTCAAGTGAGCTCTTTGGAATGGAGGGCTCTTTCAGAAAATTAGCAATTGACTGA